The following nucleotide sequence is from Bacteroidota bacterium.
AACCCTGACAGTTAATGCTGAAAAATCATTAACTGTTGGTGGTGTAATAACAAACTATGGAACCTTAAATGTAAAAGAAAATGCTTCCTTTATTGATAATGGATCAGTAACTGGAAGTGGAACGTATACAATTGAACGCCCAATTAGTGGCGGAGGCTGGCATTATGTATCAGCACCTATTTCACATCCAACAGCCGATTTATTCTGGGGATCAGCCCTCTATGAATTTGATGAAACATCAGCTAGCTGGGTATCTAAAAAAGCTGGCGATAACCTAAGCATTTGTAAAGGCTACGATGCATATTATAAGCCAACTGCAGCCGGTGTTGTAAGTTATTCAGGAACATTTATAACCGGAAACCAGTCAACAAGCATAAGTTATACAGGAGCAGCCGGAGAAGGTTGGAATCTGGTTGGAAATCCATATCCTTCATTTTTGGATTGGGATGCCTCAAGTGGCTGGACTAAAAGCAATGTAAACAATGCAGTTTATGTATGGAATCCCGACATCAGTAATGTAACGACCTATGTAGGTGGTGTTGGAACCAATGGAGGAACTCGCTATGTGGCTCCATCACAAGGTTTCTTTGTACGTGTAAATACGGGTGGTGGTTCTATAGCCATGACCAATAGTACAAGAACACATACAACAGCCACCTCTTTTCGCCAAAATGCTAAAGACAATATGTTAAAACTTAAAATTAGTGGAAATGGCTATAGTGATGAAGCAGTAGTTTGTTTTGATCCCTATGCTACTGATGACTTTGATGGCAACTATGATGCTTTTAAAGTGAAAAGCTTTAACATTTTAACACCTCAGATATATACCCGTAGTGCTGATTTGGAAGAACTTTCCATCAATACTTTTGCAGGATTAAACGAAAATGTATCTATTCCATTAATTGCAGAAGTAGGTAGCACAGGTGATTACGAGATTTCAGTAAATGTCGCTGAATTTGATGAATACACACAACTCTATCTTGAAGATCTACAAGATGGTCAAATTTATGACCTTCAACAAGAATCCAAACTTAACTTTAAATTAGACGTCCATGATAACCCTGAGCGCTTTATTATTCATTTCACTCCATTACAGACAGTTGAAACGCAAACAACAAATGGAATTGATGAATCCGAAAAAGAAAACCTTAACATTTATAGCAATAATAAGCATGTTTACATCGACATTTATGAGTTGGAACATGCCCAAGTAAGTATTTATAACATGCTGGGTGATGAAATTTACAACGGAAGCCTAACCACTTCCATGAATAAAGTAAATCTCGATAACACCCCTGGTGGATATTACATAGTCAATGTTAAAGACAGCGAATATGACTATTCACAAAAAATTGTAATCAGGTAAATTTTCTCATATTATTAATTTTAGATTAACCAATCTTTGAACAAAAGGTACTCATTTTAGCAAAACCCAAACAAACTGAAATGAGTACCTTCCTACCAAACCGAACAAAAAAATGAAAGCACTAAAATTAACCTTCATACTACTCGACTTCATACTAGCTCTTGCCTTTGCGTTTATTCCAGAGAACACGCAGAATACAAATGAAATGGTGGATGACTATAGCGAATGCTATGAACAAATTATCGAATCAAACTTAACCCTATAAATTATAAACTGTTTTTTGAAAGGAAAAGAATCTAACCTAATAAATCCTACCTAAAACAAAAAAAATATGAAAACAAACAAACTAAGATCAAAATTCACTTTTCTTCTCTTCTTAGTTTTATTAATGAGCAGCAGTTTTGCAGCAACTTATGAAACCACCCAAAATGGCAATTATAACACCAAGTCAACCTGGAATAATAATAGCCGGCCGGGAACTACTATTAGTTCTAATAACACTGTAAACATTAAACATACGATCAATTTAGATCAGAATTTAACAGTTTATGGTACTTTGGTTATCGAATCATCTGCCTCCTTAATTGGTTCAAAAAACATTACACTTAAATCTGGAGGTCAAATAGTAGTTAATTCAACACTGGGAGTTAAAGATTTCACAATTTATGGAACCTTAAGCAGTACAGCTACAATCAATATTTCAGATGATCTCACAATTTACTCCAGTGGGAATTTCTCATCAAGTGGTAGCACTAACATTAATGATGAACTCTATAACGATGGTATTTTCACGAATAGTGGTACTTGCAGTGTAAATGATGATGTAAAAAATTACAAATATTTTACAAATTCAGGAAACCTGACAATTTCAGATTATTTTTATTTCTATCGAAATAGTATGATCAATAGTGGAACCATTAGTATCAAGAAGTTTTATTGTTACAGTTCGTCATCGGCTACCAATAGTGGAACTATAACTGTTACTGAGGATATGTATAATTATAATTCAACAACATGGATAAATAGTGGTACTATCACAATTGGTGATGACATGAATAATTACAGTTCATCAACTTTTACAACTAGCGGAGTTTTAACTATTTCTGACGACTTGACCATCTATAATTCAGCAACTATAACCAATAGCGGAACCCTAACTATTAACGATGAGTTAACAATTTATGGAGATATAATAAACAACAATTACGTTTCTGTTTCACAAGAATTTAGTTGTCAGAATTCAGGCTCCATATTGAATAACAATAGCTTTGTTATACAAGCATCTGATAATGTTAGCTTAAACAGAGGAACTATTACCATTGGAAGCAATGGAACTTTTACTGTAAAAAGCATGTTCGAGAATAGTAACTCTGGCTTAATCAAAAACAATGGCTTATTTGTTTTGGTAAATGATGCAAACAATTATGCAACATTTATTGACGATGGAACCATGAATGGAACCGGCAATGCAAAAGTTGAGCTATTCCTGAAAGGCGCTCAATGGCATTATGTTGCCATTCCAACAACCACTGCATCAAGTAATGTATTTTGGGGAGGTGCTATTTACTCATTTGATGAAGAAACTGATAAATGGACTAAGCACATAAATGACGAAAATCTGGATGTGACCAAAGGTTATGATGTCTATTTTAAAACCGACAAAACCATCAGTTTTGTAGGTACTTTACGAAATGGAGATCAAACAGCAACCATACACAAAAATGGAACAGGTAATAACGCAGGTTACAACTTAATTGCTAACCCCTACCCTACTACAGTTGATTGGAAAAGTAATTCCTGGTCAAAGAAGAAATCAAATGATGGACTTTATATTTGGAATCCCGATAATCAAAATGTTTCTTCTTACGTTAGTGGAGTTGGAACTAATTCAGGATCCAGATACATCCCTCCTATGCAAGCATATTTTGTTAAATGCAGTGGTTCAGGCGGGAGCATTAAATCAACAAAAAATGTAAAAACGCATAATAAATCATCCAAATTCAGATCCGAAACAGATGTGAATGATGAGCTTTTAATTTTGAAAGCAACATCTGAAAATGGATTTTATGACGAATCTATCATTCGTTTCAGTAATCAGTCGAGTTTAAATTTTGATGGTGATTATGATGCTGATAAAATGTGGAGTAATAATATTACCGTTCCGCAGATATATACTAAATCAGCAGATTTTCAAGATCTATCCATCAATTCAATTCCTGAAGTATCCAGTGAAGTTTCTATTCCACTTTACATGAAAGCACGAATAAGTGGGAAAAATACAATGGAACTTGATTTGAAAAATGCGACTTCTGTTTGCAATGTATATTTGGAGGATGTGAAACTAAAAAGCATCCATAATCTGCTGACTGGTCCTTACGAATTTACTTCCGATGTTCAGGATGAAGAATTTCGCTTCATTATCCATTTTACCAAGCAAAATGCAGTTTCTGCCGATACCAATAAGGTAACTTTAGATATTCAAGATACCAAATTGGAATCCTGCAAAGTTTACTCATCGTCAGGAGCAATTGTTGTTGAACAAGCCAATGGACTTGAAAATGAAAGCACAATAAGAATTTTCAATATGGTTGGTAAAGAAATTAAAAAACTTAAAACCAAAGAAACATATAATAGAATTGAATTAGATGCTGCAGCTGCCTATTACACTGTTCAAATAAAAAGTGGTAAGCAAATCTATACAAATAAAGTTCTCGTTAGGTAGGATAAATCGGTTGAACAGTTCATTTATCCGGACAACCACGGGTTTTTAACCTGTGGTTGTTTTTTAACAACATAAAATAAATCATGATAACAAGGTAACCTTTTATTAGTCAACGGAATAGAAATATAAACATAAGCATATCTACATTTTGCACTAA
It contains:
- a CDS encoding T9SS type A sorting domain-containing protein, translated to MKNRLTAKLLLPIVLCTLLSFSDAFSQGYSLELDGTNDYINLGTNSTIKAGDYVTVEVWAHASNWSSLSDGTLIGNEHNSAGWQIKVNAAGSEIQGWLWRDGNLAKPGYALSSLSAGWHHFAMTYDSRYTKFYVDGVLRDTDDAYGNNPIDDNPTNSTLIGADVANGGFPQTSFQGGPDYFQGKIEEVRIWDEALSVITLRDWIHRELTTSHPNYSNSVSDDLKAYYKMTDGTGTALSDNSANSITGTLNNMDNGDWINSTAPVPYITALTGNWNTATSWVSTSVPNSDWAIVLINHDINIDADASMMNLTISTSKTLTVNAEKSLTVGGVITNYGTLNVKENASFIDNGSVTGSGTYTIERPISGGGWHYVSAPISHPTADLFWGSALYEFDETSASWVSKKAGDNLSICKGYDAYYKPTAAGVVSYSGTFITGNQSTSISYTGAAGEGWNLVGNPYPSFLDWDASSGWTKSNVNNAVYVWNPDISNVTTYVGGVGTNGGTRYVAPSQGFFVRVNTGGGSIAMTNSTRTHTTATSFRQNAKDNMLKLKISGNGYSDEAVVCFDPYATDDFDGNYDAFKVKSFNILTPQIYTRSADLEELSINTFAGLNENVSIPLIAEVGSTGDYEISVNVAEFDEYTQLYLEDLQDGQIYDLQQESKLNFKLDVHDNPERFIIHFTPLQTVETQTTNGIDESEKENLNIYSNNKHVYIDIYELEHAQVSIYNMLGDEIYNGSLTTSMNKVNLDNTPGGYYIVNVKDSEYDYSQKIVIR
- a CDS encoding T9SS type A sorting domain-containing protein, with the protein product MKTNKLRSKFTFLLFLVLLMSSSFAATYETTQNGNYNTKSTWNNNSRPGTTISSNNTVNIKHTINLDQNLTVYGTLVIESSASLIGSKNITLKSGGQIVVNSTLGVKDFTIYGTLSSTATINISDDLTIYSSGNFSSSGSTNINDELYNDGIFTNSGTCSVNDDVKNYKYFTNSGNLTISDYFYFYRNSMINSGTISIKKFYCYSSSSATNSGTITVTEDMYNYNSTTWINSGTITIGDDMNNYSSSTFTTSGVLTISDDLTIYNSATITNSGTLTINDELTIYGDIINNNYVSVSQEFSCQNSGSILNNNSFVIQASDNVSLNRGTITIGSNGTFTVKSMFENSNSGLIKNNGLFVLVNDANNYATFIDDGTMNGTGNAKVELFLKGAQWHYVAIPTTTASSNVFWGGAIYSFDEETDKWTKHINDENLDVTKGYDVYFKTDKTISFVGTLRNGDQTATIHKNGTGNNAGYNLIANPYPTTVDWKSNSWSKKKSNDGLYIWNPDNQNVSSYVSGVGTNSGSRYIPPMQAYFVKCSGSGGSIKSTKNVKTHNKSSKFRSETDVNDELLILKATSENGFYDESIIRFSNQSSLNFDGDYDADKMWSNNITVPQIYTKSADFQDLSINSIPEVSSEVSIPLYMKARISGKNTMELDLKNATSVCNVYLEDVKLKSIHNLLTGPYEFTSDVQDEEFRFIIHFTKQNAVSADTNKVTLDIQDTKLESCKVYSSSGAIVVEQANGLENESTIRIFNMVGKEIKKLKTKETYNRIELDAAAAYYTVQIKSGKQIYTNKVLVR